In one Mycobacteroides chelonae genomic region, the following are encoded:
- a CDS encoding phosphotransferase family protein, whose translation MTEQTATHEDVARPAESQRDPETLRGALADWISGQLPSDAALSVDHAELPSANGMSSETILADAQWTENGERAAHRLVIRTAPQPDSSPVFPTYDMRRQFDVMDKLGQYTSAVVPPVLWYCDDPSVLGGEFFVMKRVDGEVPPDRMPYTFGSWVTEASDADRRKMQRLTIDQIARVHSAPVEEFAFLNDAREGETGLDAHVRRTRDLYEWVRGDGPAIPLIDRGFEWLRANWPTESLRAADTVSWGDSRPGNVIYQDFEPVALLDWEMATIGPRELDLGWIIFLHRFFQDLAEIAGLAGLPGFCRREDIAAEYAALTGHHASDLDFYTTYAALQHAVIMVRIQMRAMAFGMAEMPNDPDDLILHRVTLEKMLDGKYWSEVSA comes from the coding sequence TTGACTGAGCAGACAGCGACGCATGAGGACGTTGCACGCCCCGCCGAATCACAGCGGGACCCGGAGACCTTGCGCGGAGCACTGGCCGATTGGATTTCGGGCCAATTGCCATCCGATGCCGCACTGAGCGTCGATCACGCGGAGCTGCCCAGCGCCAACGGCATGTCCAGCGAGACGATTCTGGCCGATGCGCAGTGGACCGAGAACGGTGAGCGGGCCGCCCATCGCCTGGTGATCAGAACGGCGCCGCAGCCCGATTCGAGCCCCGTATTCCCCACTTATGACATGCGCCGCCAGTTCGACGTGATGGACAAGCTCGGCCAGTACACCAGCGCCGTAGTGCCCCCGGTGCTCTGGTACTGCGACGACCCCTCAGTGCTCGGCGGAGAGTTCTTCGTCATGAAGCGCGTCGACGGGGAGGTCCCGCCCGACCGCATGCCCTACACGTTCGGATCCTGGGTGACCGAGGCCTCCGACGCCGACCGCCGCAAGATGCAGCGGCTCACCATCGACCAGATCGCCCGGGTTCACTCCGCCCCCGTCGAAGAGTTCGCGTTCCTCAACGACGCCCGCGAGGGCGAGACGGGCCTGGATGCCCATGTACGCCGGACCCGGGACCTGTATGAGTGGGTGCGCGGCGACGGCCCCGCCATCCCGCTTATCGATCGCGGATTCGAGTGGCTGCGGGCGAATTGGCCGACCGAATCTCTGCGCGCGGCCGACACGGTCAGCTGGGGAGATTCGCGCCCGGGAAACGTCATCTATCAAGACTTCGAGCCGGTTGCCCTGCTCGACTGGGAGATGGCCACCATCGGACCGCGCGAGCTCGATTTGGGATGGATCATCTTCCTGCACAGGTTCTTCCAGGACCTGGCCGAGATCGCCGGCCTGGCTGGGCTGCCCGGATTCTGCCGGCGCGAGGACATCGCCGCCGAGTACGCCGCCCTCACCGGGCACCACGCGAGCGATCTGGACTTCTACACCACCTATGCGGCGTTGCAACATGCCGTGATCATGGTCCGAATTCAAATGCGCGCCATGGCCTTTGGCATGGCGGAGATGCCGAATGACCCCGATGACCTGATCCTGCACAGGGTCACCCTGGAGAAAATGCTGGACGGAAAGTACTGGAGCGAGGTTTCCGCGTGA
- a CDS encoding aldehyde dehydrogenase translates to MTNYDKLFIGGVWTEPATDQVIEVISPATGQKVGQCPLASPADVEAAVSAARRAFDDGPWPKLTPHERQAILQKAVAGLEARKDEICKAIADETGAPPMVIETLQWLGGFGAIQYYANAADAVKWKELRNGAYGQTVVTREPAGVVAAIAAWNVPLFLALNKIGPAFLAGCTVVLKPAAETPLSSFILAEVFADAGVPEGVLSVVPGGAETGRALTNNPGVDVFSFTGSTAVGKEIAEIAAKNLKKVTLELGGKSAAIVLEDADLAAALPMLVFSGLMNAGQGCVNQTRVLAPRSRYDEVVDGIVGMVSLMGVGLPDDPATQVGPLITEKQRARVEGYIAKGIEEGARLAYGGKRPEGLDGGYFVQPTIFADVDNSMTIAQEEIFGPVLSIIAYDSVDEAIKIANDSNYGLAGSVWTTDVPKGLEVAAQIRTGTYGINWYAFDPSCPFGGYKQSGIGRENGPEGIEEYCELKSVLLPMGYTLDSI, encoded by the coding sequence ATGACGAATTACGACAAGCTCTTCATCGGCGGCGTATGGACCGAGCCGGCCACTGACCAGGTGATCGAGGTCATCTCGCCCGCCACCGGACAGAAGGTAGGCCAGTGTCCGCTGGCGTCCCCCGCCGACGTCGAAGCCGCGGTAAGCGCTGCCCGCCGCGCCTTTGATGACGGCCCGTGGCCCAAGCTGACTCCGCACGAGCGCCAGGCGATATTGCAGAAGGCAGTTGCCGGGCTGGAGGCCCGCAAGGACGAGATCTGCAAGGCCATCGCCGACGAGACCGGCGCTCCCCCTATGGTTATCGAAACATTGCAATGGTTGGGCGGCTTCGGTGCCATCCAGTACTACGCCAATGCGGCAGACGCGGTGAAGTGGAAGGAACTGCGCAACGGCGCCTACGGCCAAACGGTGGTAACCCGGGAGCCCGCCGGCGTGGTGGCCGCCATCGCGGCCTGGAATGTGCCACTGTTCCTGGCGCTCAACAAGATCGGCCCGGCGTTCCTCGCCGGGTGCACGGTGGTGCTCAAGCCCGCTGCCGAGACTCCGCTGTCAAGCTTCATCCTCGCTGAGGTGTTCGCCGACGCGGGTGTTCCCGAGGGCGTGCTGTCGGTGGTACCCGGTGGGGCCGAAACCGGCCGGGCACTGACCAACAACCCCGGCGTCGACGTGTTCAGTTTCACCGGCAGCACCGCCGTCGGTAAGGAGATCGCCGAGATCGCCGCCAAGAACCTCAAGAAGGTCACGCTGGAGTTGGGCGGTAAGTCCGCGGCCATCGTGCTGGAGGATGCCGACCTGGCGGCAGCGCTGCCGATGCTGGTGTTCTCCGGCTTGATGAACGCCGGCCAGGGCTGCGTCAACCAGACCCGGGTGCTGGCACCGCGGTCGCGGTACGACGAGGTTGTCGACGGCATTGTGGGGATGGTCTCGCTGATGGGCGTGGGCCTGCCCGACGATCCCGCCACACAGGTGGGCCCGCTGATCACCGAGAAGCAGCGCGCCCGTGTCGAGGGCTATATCGCCAAGGGCATCGAGGAGGGCGCCCGGCTTGCTTACGGCGGCAAGCGTCCTGAAGGTCTGGACGGCGGATACTTCGTGCAGCCAACGATTTTCGCCGATGTCGACAACTCGATGACCATCGCGCAGGAGGAGATCTTCGGTCCGGTGCTGTCGATCATCGCTTACGACTCCGTCGACGAGGCCATCAAGATCGCAAACGACTCCAACTACGGCCTCGCCGGCAGCGTGTGGACCACCGATGTGCCCAAGGGCCTGGAGGTGGCGGCGCAGATCCGTACCGGCACCTACGGCATCAACTGGTACGCCTTCGACCCCAGTTGCCCATTCGGCGGCTACAAGCAGTCCGGCATCGGCCGGGAGAACGGGCCCGAGGGCATCGAGGAGTACTGCGAGCTCAAGAGCGTGCTGCTGCCGATGGGTTACACCCTCGACTCGATCTAG